One Syntrophus gentianae DNA window includes the following coding sequences:
- the serA gene encoding phosphoglycerate dehydrogenase, which translates to MKRVLVSDSMANEGIDIFRNTPGIEVDVITKHTPEELKELVSGYDGLVVRSSSKITKEIIESAEKLTVIGRAGAGVDNIDVPAASKKGIVVMNTPGGNTVTTGEHAIAMMLSLARKIPQATASMKAGKWEKSRFMGNEYCNKTLGIIGIGRIGTVVADRARGLKMNVLAYDPFISPEAAEKMGITLASLDEIYGSADFISVHTPKNKETTGMINAAAFAKMKKGVFIINCARGGIISEKDLYDALVSGKVAGAALDVFEEEPTKNLDLIALENVICTPHLGASTDEAQTTVAIAIAEQMVDYLLKGEIRYAVNFPSISADLMNAMAPYLALAEKLGKFHAQIISSGIEEVNIEYSGEILKFDVTPLTIALLKGLLTPILNENVNYINAPVIAQERGINVKESKSSAVGDYRSMITLTLKTAKAVTTTAGALFGLRAPRIVRINDFAVDVVPEGHLLMLYNHDKPGVIGNIGTVIGTANINIARMHWSRVQEKQKAMVVFSTDTPLDEEILKKMKETTNVISVHQLDM; encoded by the coding sequence ATGAAAAGAGTTCTCGTAAGCGACAGCATGGCCAATGAAGGCATTGATATATTCAGAAATACACCGGGGATCGAGGTGGATGTCATCACAAAACATACCCCGGAAGAGTTAAAGGAACTGGTTTCCGGGTACGACGGTCTGGTTGTGCGCAGTTCCAGCAAAATAACGAAAGAAATCATAGAATCGGCAGAGAAGCTGACCGTGATCGGCCGGGCCGGTGCGGGTGTCGATAACATCGATGTCCCAGCTGCCAGTAAAAAAGGAATTGTTGTCATGAATACCCCTGGAGGCAACACGGTCACGACGGGGGAACACGCCATCGCCATGATGCTGTCCCTGGCCCGGAAAATCCCCCAGGCCACGGCATCCATGAAGGCAGGCAAATGGGAAAAGAGCCGCTTCATGGGCAATGAATACTGCAACAAGACCCTGGGAATCATCGGCATCGGCCGCATCGGAACCGTAGTCGCCGATCGCGCCAGGGGGTTGAAGATGAATGTTCTCGCCTATGACCCCTTCATCTCTCCGGAAGCTGCCGAAAAGATGGGAATCACCCTGGCTTCTCTTGATGAAATTTACGGGAGCGCCGATTTCATCTCCGTCCATACCCCGAAGAACAAAGAGACCACAGGGATGATCAATGCCGCGGCCTTCGCCAAAATGAAAAAAGGGGTCTTCATCATCAACTGCGCCCGCGGAGGCATCATCAGCGAGAAAGACCTCTATGACGCCCTCGTATCCGGAAAGGTGGCCGGGGCCGCCCTCGATGTTTTTGAGGAAGAACCGACAAAGAATCTGGATCTGATCGCTCTGGAAAATGTCATCTGCACGCCCCACCTGGGCGCTTCCACAGATGAAGCACAGACCACTGTGGCCATAGCCATAGCCGAACAGATGGTGGATTATCTCCTGAAGGGTGAGATCCGCTATGCCGTAAACTTCCCCTCGATCAGCGCCGACCTGATGAACGCCATGGCGCCTTATCTCGCCCTGGCGGAAAAACTGGGTAAATTCCATGCACAGATCATTTCTTCCGGCATTGAGGAAGTCAATATCGAATACAGTGGTGAAATTCTGAAATTTGACGTGACACCTTTAACCATTGCCCTGCTGAAAGGCCTCTTGACCCCAATTCTCAATGAAAACGTCAATTATATCAATGCGCCGGTCATTGCACAGGAACGGGGCATCAATGTCAAGGAATCCAAGAGCAGCGCCGTGGGGGATTACCGGAGCATGATTACCTTGACCTTGAAAACAGCAAAAGCAGTAACCACAACAGCCGGAGCGTTGTTTGGACTGCGAGCTCCCAGGATTGTCCGGATCAATGACTTCGCGGTCGACGTCGTTCCCGAAGGGCATCTGCTGATGTTATACAATCATGACAAACCGGGTGTGATCGGCAATATCGGCACAGTGATAGGGACCGCGAACATCAACATCGCCAGGATGCACTGGAGCCGCGTGCAGGAGAAACAGAAAGCCATGGTGGTCTTCAGCACCGACACCCCGCTGGATGAAGAAATCCTGAAAAAAATGAAAGAAACGACCAACGTCATCTCTGTTCATCAACTGGATATGTAG
- a CDS encoding adenylosuccinate synthase — protein sequence MANVVVVGTQWGDEGKGKIVDRYAKDAQVIARFQGGNNAGHTLVVKGEQTILHLIPSGILHNSKVCIIGNGVVVDPKVLIEEIESLKNRGLFPPDTRLFVSEKAHTIMPYHRQVDLAREAHKSGKKIGTTGRGIGPAYEDKISRVGIRICDLLDESLFREKLALNVEEKNFYLTRLFGEEPIKEQEIFDEYRGYAEKIRPYVADTSLILEQEIKLGKSILFEGAQGCHLDIEHGTYPFVTSSSTVAGNASCGTGIGPSSLHEVVGICKAYTTRVGEGPFLTELNDEIGNRLQQVGQEFGATTGRKRRCGWLDMVLVRQAVRVSGITGLAITKLDVLTGLKTLKLCVGYQSDSALYPESVPPTPNLLNSCKPVYEEMEGWTEDIRNARQIDELPVNARRYLGRLETLAGVPVILVSVGAGREETIVLKNPFSA from the coding sequence ATGGCCAATGTTGTCGTTGTTGGAACACAGTGGGGGGATGAAGGCAAGGGAAAGATCGTTGATCGCTACGCAAAAGATGCGCAGGTCATCGCCCGATTTCAAGGGGGAAACAATGCCGGTCACACCCTCGTCGTCAAAGGTGAGCAGACAATTCTTCACCTGATTCCCTCCGGAATACTCCATAACTCCAAAGTCTGTATTATCGGAAATGGCGTGGTGGTCGATCCGAAGGTGCTCATCGAGGAAATTGAAAGTCTGAAAAACCGCGGGCTTTTTCCGCCCGATACCCGTCTTTTTGTCAGTGAAAAGGCCCACACGATCATGCCCTATCACCGGCAGGTGGATCTTGCCCGCGAGGCGCACAAGTCGGGTAAGAAGATCGGAACAACGGGTCGCGGCATCGGTCCGGCTTATGAAGACAAGATATCCCGTGTGGGAATTCGGATCTGTGATCTCCTCGATGAATCCCTCTTCCGGGAAAAACTGGCCTTGAATGTTGAAGAAAAGAACTTCTATCTAACACGGCTTTTCGGAGAAGAACCGATCAAGGAACAGGAGATCTTTGATGAATACCGGGGCTATGCGGAGAAAATACGCCCTTATGTTGCAGATACTTCCCTGATCCTTGAGCAGGAAATAAAACTCGGGAAATCCATCCTCTTCGAGGGCGCTCAAGGTTGCCATCTGGATATCGAACACGGGACCTACCCCTTCGTCACCTCATCGAGCACCGTCGCGGGAAATGCATCCTGTGGAACGGGCATCGGCCCCTCTTCGCTTCACGAGGTTGTCGGCATCTGCAAAGCCTATACGACCCGGGTGGGTGAGGGTCCTTTCCTTACCGAACTGAACGACGAAATCGGGAATCGCCTCCAACAGGTGGGTCAGGAATTCGGAGCCACGACAGGGCGGAAACGCCGCTGCGGCTGGCTGGACATGGTCCTGGTCAGACAGGCGGTTCGGGTTTCAGGAATCACCGGCCTCGCCATTACCAAACTTGACGTCCTGACGGGTCTGAAAACCTTGAAACTCTGTGTGGGCTATCAGTCTGATAGCGCACTTTACCCTGAATCCGTTCCCCCAACCCCCAATCTTTTAAATTCGTGCAAGCCTGTTTACGAAGAAATGGAAGGTTGGACGGAAGATATTCGTAATGCTCGTCAGATTGATGAGTTGCCTGTTAA